Proteins encoded together in one Triticum dicoccoides isolate Atlit2015 ecotype Zavitan chromosome 7B, WEW_v2.0, whole genome shotgun sequence window:
- the LOC119336539 gene encoding nuclear transport factor 2-like, translating to MDPDSVSKAFVQHYYQTFDSNRAALVGLYQDGSMLTFEGEKFGGPAAIAGKLGSLPFQQCQHKIDTVDCQPSGPQGGVLVFVSGTITTGPGEHPLKFSQMFHLLPAGGSFYVQNDMFRLNYG from the exons ATGGATCCCGATTCGGTGTCGAAGGCGTTCGTGCAGCACTACTACCAGACGTTCGACTCCAACCGCGCCGCGCTGGTGGGGCTGTACCAGGACGGCTCCATGCTCACCTTCGAGGGCGAGAAGTTCGGCGgccccgccgccatcgccggcaaGCTCGGATCTCTCCCCTTCCAGCAGTGCCAGCACAAGATCGACACCGTCGACTGCCAGCCCTCGGGGCCCCAGGGCGGCGTCCTCGTCTTCGTCTCCGGCACCATCACCACCGGCCCCGGCGAGCACCCCCTCAAGTTCTCACAG ATGTTCCATTTGCTGCCAGCTGGAGGGAGCTTCTACGTGCAGAACGACATGTTCCGCCTGAACTATGGTTAA